In Dromiciops gliroides isolate mDroGli1 chromosome 5, mDroGli1.pri, whole genome shotgun sequence, the following are encoded in one genomic region:
- the ANKRD33 gene encoding photoreceptor ankyrin repeat protein isoform X1 codes for MEEGEAVLEGADMCSELSEDSMQLHHEDPPPFDNPAPCSELGPLYQACASNDPAKLQATLDRGVSPEEATQADRNGRTGLMVACYKGFEGVVVLLSHCPFLDVNQQDKEGNTALMLAAQAGHITLVNYLLNYYPGLDLDRRDGRGLTALMKAAVQGRTDCVAALLMSGADLSAVDPALGKTALEWAALTDSFETVVKIRQLTRHPRVEQLSRYYQLEWPALAGLVAQAQTNLTPSFLERLQSAFSFPFPQPPQEGGVLDHLVRVTTSLASPFIITACHTLCPDLPPELGMLRPSVPELQGTVPLQPQTPSVSQPPSSQRVLVSYQRPSGVLSLCPDWLLAKDSNISKTPVPKIRLTKVRSQSSEQKQDSTLAGHRGLAPPSWHYRKLKEERKLAEARNEKGPRSREEGLRRT; via the exons atggaggagggggaggcagtGTTGGAAGGGGCAGACATGTGCAGTGAGTTGTCAGAAGACTCCATGCAACTCCACCATGAGGACCCCCCTCCTTTTGACAACCCTGCCCCCTGCAGTGAGCTGGGGCCTCTCTACCAGGCCTGCGCAAGTAACGATCCTGCTAAACTCCAAGCCACCCTCGATCGGGGGGTCAGCCCTGAAGAGGCCACCCAGGCGGACAGAAACGGAAGG ACAGGCCTCATGGTCGCCTGCTACAAGGGCTTTGAGGGTGTCGTGGTCCTGCTCAGTCACTGCCCCTTCCTCGATGTCAATCAGcaagacaaagaaggaaacacgGCCCTCATGCTGGCTGCCCAGGCAG GACACATCACCCTTGTGAATTACCTGCTGAACTACTACCCGGGCCTGGACCTGGATCGGAGAGACGGCCGAGGCCTGACAGCTCTGATGAAGGCGGCGGTGCAGGGCCGCACAGACTGCGTGGCTGCCCTTCTCATGTCAG GTGCTGACCTATCGGCCGTGGACCCAGCTCTGGGCAAGACAGCTTTGGAATGGGCAGCCCTGACCGATAGCTTTGAGACTGTGGTGAAGATCCGCCAGCTGACCCGGCATCCCCGAGTTGAGCAGCTGAGTAGGTACTATCAGCTTGAGTGGCCGGCCCTGGCTGGGCTTGTGGCCCAGGCCCAGACCAATCTCACTCCATCCTTCCTAGAGAGACTCCAGAGTGCCTTcagcttccccttcccccagcccccccAGGAGGGTGGTGTCCTGGATCACCTCGTGAGAGTAACCACAAGTCTAGCCAGCCCCTTCATCATCACTGCCTGCCACACTCTATGCCCAGACCTCCCGCCTGAACTGGGCATGCTTCGTCCATCCGTGCCAGAGCTTCAGGGCACAGTACCCCTGCAACCCCAAACCCCAAGTGTCTCCCAGCCTCCCTCCAGCCAACGGGTCCTAGTTTCATACCAGAGGCCATCAGGAGTGTTGAGCCTGTGTCCAGATTGGCTGCTGGCCAAGGATAGCAATATCTCTAAGACACCGGTCCCCAAAATCCGCCTCACCAAGGTTCGATCCCAATccagtgagcagaagcaggattcaacACTCGCAGGACATCGAGGACTGGCACCCCCTTCCTGGCACTACCGGAAACtcaaggaggaaaggaaattggCAGAAGCAAGAAATGAGAAGGGGCCAAGGTCTAGGGAAGAGGGGCTAAGGAGGACCTAA
- the ANKRD33 gene encoding photoreceptor ankyrin repeat protein isoform X2 encodes MVACYKGFEGVVVLLSHCPFLDVNQQDKEGNTALMLAAQAGHITLVNYLLNYYPGLDLDRRDGRGLTALMKAAVQGRTDCVAALLMSGADLSAVDPALGKTALEWAALTDSFETVVKIRQLTRHPRVEQLSRYYQLEWPALAGLVAQAQTNLTPSFLERLQSAFSFPFPQPPQEGGVLDHLVRVTTSLASPFIITACHTLCPDLPPELGMLRPSVPELQGTVPLQPQTPSVSQPPSSQRVLVSYQRPSGVLSLCPDWLLAKDSNISKTPVPKIRLTKVRSQSSEQKQDSTLAGHRGLAPPSWHYRKLKEERKLAEARNEKGPRSREEGLRRT; translated from the exons ATGGTCGCCTGCTACAAGGGCTTTGAGGGTGTCGTGGTCCTGCTCAGTCACTGCCCCTTCCTCGATGTCAATCAGcaagacaaagaaggaaacacgGCCCTCATGCTGGCTGCCCAGGCAG GACACATCACCCTTGTGAATTACCTGCTGAACTACTACCCGGGCCTGGACCTGGATCGGAGAGACGGCCGAGGCCTGACAGCTCTGATGAAGGCGGCGGTGCAGGGCCGCACAGACTGCGTGGCTGCCCTTCTCATGTCAG GTGCTGACCTATCGGCCGTGGACCCAGCTCTGGGCAAGACAGCTTTGGAATGGGCAGCCCTGACCGATAGCTTTGAGACTGTGGTGAAGATCCGCCAGCTGACCCGGCATCCCCGAGTTGAGCAGCTGAGTAGGTACTATCAGCTTGAGTGGCCGGCCCTGGCTGGGCTTGTGGCCCAGGCCCAGACCAATCTCACTCCATCCTTCCTAGAGAGACTCCAGAGTGCCTTcagcttccccttcccccagcccccccAGGAGGGTGGTGTCCTGGATCACCTCGTGAGAGTAACCACAAGTCTAGCCAGCCCCTTCATCATCACTGCCTGCCACACTCTATGCCCAGACCTCCCGCCTGAACTGGGCATGCTTCGTCCATCCGTGCCAGAGCTTCAGGGCACAGTACCCCTGCAACCCCAAACCCCAAGTGTCTCCCAGCCTCCCTCCAGCCAACGGGTCCTAGTTTCATACCAGAGGCCATCAGGAGTGTTGAGCCTGTGTCCAGATTGGCTGCTGGCCAAGGATAGCAATATCTCTAAGACACCGGTCCCCAAAATCCGCCTCACCAAGGTTCGATCCCAATccagtgagcagaagcaggattcaacACTCGCAGGACATCGAGGACTGGCACCCCCTTCCTGGCACTACCGGAAACtcaaggaggaaaggaaattggCAGAAGCAAGAAATGAGAAGGGGCCAAGGTCTAGGGAAGAGGGGCTAAGGAGGACCTAA